The following are encoded together in the Bradyrhizobium genosp. L genome:
- a CDS encoding phytanoyl-CoA dioxygenase family protein, giving the protein MTTIDSLSDAAPNARAAAIGELPIPPYRGTSIPEIDYDAHPAYGLMLPKPTLAERLQSLKVFARTFAFVTIRRIVDYENMPLLTKEAGFTGLNAATAWRLISLYARIRTSRMIGSLTGARRPATPANPALLNKIKSDGIVCLNLTADELDQIRTATKPAFDKLDERRVHLPPEKRKFDDNVYWCTRSADPNAFATVDAVFKRYGVAEAASAYLGRPVGVKHVNAQINDQDLAFWRRVFPDTQLADPWGSYLHIDATYGMLKCAIYIHDIGPDGGPFCYIRGSQNAKVGRFEGMVRRTIDFAGFSSRKPEARKKFMALPAFLRKKADFGGDLPDDSPEVPRLREGHFAATSNYGNCILFDGNGIHRGGMVNNGERRCLFIILAEI; this is encoded by the coding sequence ATGACGACAATCGACTCCCTTTCCGATGCAGCGCCGAACGCCCGTGCCGCCGCTATCGGTGAGCTGCCGATCCCGCCCTATCGCGGCACGTCGATTCCCGAGATCGACTATGACGCGCATCCCGCCTATGGCCTGATGCTGCCGAAGCCGACCTTGGCCGAGCGCCTGCAGTCGCTGAAGGTGTTCGCGCGCACCTTCGCCTTCGTCACCATCCGCCGCATCGTCGACTATGAGAACATGCCGCTGCTGACCAAGGAAGCCGGCTTCACGGGCCTCAATGCCGCGACCGCGTGGCGTTTGATCTCACTGTACGCCCGCATCCGCACCAGCCGCATGATCGGCTCGCTGACCGGCGCGCGGCGTCCGGCCACGCCGGCGAATCCGGCGCTGCTGAACAAGATCAAATCCGACGGCATCGTCTGCCTCAATTTGACGGCGGACGAGCTCGATCAGATCCGCACCGCGACCAAGCCCGCTTTCGACAAGCTCGACGAGCGCCGCGTCCATCTGCCGCCGGAGAAGCGCAAGTTCGACGACAACGTCTACTGGTGCACCCGCTCGGCCGACCCGAACGCATTCGCGACCGTCGATGCCGTCTTCAAGCGCTACGGCGTCGCCGAGGCCGCCAGCGCCTATCTCGGCCGCCCGGTCGGCGTGAAGCATGTCAACGCGCAGATCAACGACCAGGATCTCGCCTTCTGGCGCCGCGTGTTTCCGGACACTCAGCTCGCCGATCCCTGGGGCAGCTACCTGCACATCGATGCCACCTACGGCATGCTGAAATGCGCGATCTATATCCATGACATCGGCCCGGATGGCGGCCCGTTCTGCTACATCCGCGGCAGCCAGAACGCCAAGGTCGGCCGGTTCGAAGGCATGGTACGCCGCACCATCGACTTCGCGGGCTTCTCCAGCCGCAAGCCGGAGGCGCGCAAGAAGTTCATGGCGTTGCCCGCCTTCCTGCGCAAGAAGGCCGATTTCGGCGGCGACCTGCCGGACGATTCGCCGGAAGTGCCGCGGCTGCGCGAAGGGCATTTCGCCGCGACCTCGAATTACGGCAACTGCATCCTGTTCGACGGCAACGGCATCCATCGCGGCGGCATGGTCAACAACGGCGAGCGCCGCTGCCTGTTCATCATCCTCGCCGAGATCTGA
- a CDS encoding DMT family transporter — MSAIQIICAVAVPLLWGYQFVAIKVGVAEFPPLFFLALRFLAIALLLVPFVKRPTRQQFGPVAAISLFLGGLNFGLFYVGLGLGSGSLSAVAYQLATPFTVLLAWPLLAERPSLATSAGVVLAFGGVVVLAAEPGLSAHPLPLLLVVGAAFAFAVSNVLTKRYGPFDPLMLMGWSSLLTVPQVLLMSLLLEYGQLASLVTADQRGWLALAYTIFIGGIVGFGLWFWLIARCSMRRVAPFGLLLPVFALMSSVLFLGDRMTPKLIVGGLLAISGVAMTQARSRTRPV; from the coding sequence ATGTCTGCGATCCAGATCATCTGCGCAGTGGCCGTTCCCTTGCTCTGGGGTTATCAGTTCGTGGCCATCAAGGTGGGCGTTGCGGAGTTTCCGCCGCTGTTCTTCCTTGCGCTGCGTTTCCTGGCCATCGCGCTGCTGCTGGTTCCTTTCGTCAAGCGGCCCACGCGTCAACAGTTCGGCCCTGTCGCAGCCATTTCGCTGTTCCTTGGCGGCTTGAACTTCGGGCTGTTCTACGTTGGCCTTGGGCTCGGCTCGGGAAGCTTGTCGGCGGTCGCCTATCAACTCGCCACGCCGTTCACCGTCCTGCTGGCCTGGCCGCTGCTCGCGGAGCGGCCGTCGCTCGCGACGTCTGCCGGCGTGGTGCTTGCATTCGGCGGCGTGGTCGTATTGGCAGCGGAGCCTGGCCTGTCGGCACATCCGCTTCCGCTGCTGCTCGTGGTCGGGGCAGCCTTCGCATTCGCGGTGTCCAACGTCCTGACCAAACGCTACGGCCCTTTCGATCCCCTGATGTTGATGGGGTGGTCGTCGCTGCTCACGGTGCCGCAGGTCTTGCTGATGTCGTTGCTGCTTGAATATGGGCAACTGGCGAGCCTCGTGACGGCAGATCAACGCGGTTGGCTGGCGCTCGCCTATACGATCTTCATCGGAGGAATTGTCGGCTTCGGCCTGTGGTTCTGGCTGATCGCCCGTTGCTCGATGAGGCGCGTCGCACCCTTCGGCCTGCTGCTTCCGGTGTTCGCCTTGATGTCGAGCGTGTTGTTCCTCGGCGACCGCATGACCCCCAAGCTGATTGTCGGTGGCCTGCTCGCGATCTCCGGCGTCGCCATGACCCAGGCAAGATCGCGCACGCGACCGGTTTGA
- a CDS encoding TetR/AcrR family transcriptional regulator: MSRQTPVQLPRGRPRSFDVDAAVERAMGVFWSRGYHATALPDLLRATKLSRGSLYAAFGDKHSLFLRALDRYIADAVTRMDIELDPRREPVEGLRAYLAGYVERTSGANGRRGCLLVATAMELAGQDADVGRRVAGFFKAMESRVADALDRARTAGKLADGVEPSSAARILVCFVEGLRVVGKTAPTPTASQATADALLDRFIS; this comes from the coding sequence ATGAGCCGCCAGACCCCTGTGCAGTTGCCGCGTGGCCGCCCGCGAAGTTTCGACGTCGACGCCGCGGTCGAGCGCGCGATGGGCGTGTTCTGGTCGCGCGGCTATCACGCCACGGCGCTCCCGGACCTGCTTCGGGCGACCAAGCTCTCGCGTGGCAGCCTTTACGCGGCCTTCGGTGACAAGCACTCACTCTTCCTGCGTGCGCTCGATCGCTACATTGCCGATGCCGTGACACGGATGGATATCGAACTCGACCCGCGTAGAGAGCCGGTCGAGGGCCTGCGGGCCTATCTTGCCGGCTATGTCGAACGCACCAGCGGTGCCAATGGCCGGCGTGGGTGCCTGCTGGTGGCCACGGCCATGGAATTGGCTGGCCAGGATGCCGACGTCGGTCGGCGCGTCGCGGGCTTCTTCAAGGCCATGGAGAGCAGGGTGGCGGATGCACTTGATCGTGCCAGGACGGCGGGCAAGCTGGCCGATGGCGTCGAGCCCTCAAGTGCCGCCCGGATTCTCGTCTGTTTCGTCGAGGGGCTGCGCGTGGTCGGCAAAACGGCGCCGACGCCGACCGCATCGCAAGCCACTGCCGACGCGCTTCTCGACCGCTTCATCAGCTAA
- a CDS encoding FkbM family methyltransferase, producing MKAFVSAVFQAINRVLELIGLRLMRTSAPVRNFRLFFQHLRSLGFEVKTVIDIGIAFGTPPIYEAFPRARYFLIEPVAECKPVLEALKQRLNAEYFQVAAGAENGEVIFNVHEDVSGSSLYGQVEGKALDGEARPTPMRRLDSLLPEKLEHPVFLKVDTQGAELEVLKGLGSRIGEIDLMILETTMMQARHGIPEFAEIVRFCDEAGFAVYDVLEGHMRSLDGALAQIDLAFVRKDSVLRSKTATFTPAQLTDYLRTSRRLPQAGA from the coding sequence ATGAAGGCATTCGTTTCTGCCGTATTCCAGGCCATCAACCGCGTCCTGGAGCTGATCGGCCTGCGCCTGATGCGCACCAGCGCGCCGGTGCGGAACTTCCGTCTGTTCTTTCAGCACCTGAGGTCGCTCGGCTTCGAGGTCAAGACCGTAATCGATATCGGCATCGCATTCGGCACGCCGCCGATCTACGAGGCGTTTCCGCGCGCGCGCTACTTCCTGATCGAGCCGGTCGCCGAATGCAAGCCGGTGCTCGAAGCACTCAAGCAGCGGCTCAACGCCGAATATTTCCAGGTTGCCGCCGGCGCCGAGAACGGCGAGGTCATCTTCAACGTCCATGAAGACGTCTCCGGTTCGAGCCTGTATGGCCAGGTCGAAGGCAAGGCGCTCGACGGCGAGGCGCGGCCGACGCCGATGCGGCGGCTGGATTCGCTGCTGCCGGAGAAGCTCGAACATCCCGTGTTCCTCAAGGTCGACACCCAGGGCGCCGAGCTCGAGGTGCTGAAGGGGCTGGGCTCGCGCATCGGCGAGATCGACCTGATGATTCTCGAGACCACCATGATGCAGGCGCGCCATGGCATCCCGGAATTCGCCGAGATCGTGCGGTTCTGCGACGAGGCGGGCTTTGCGGTCTATGACGTGCTGGAAGGCCATATGCGGTCGCTGGACGGCGCGCTCGCGCAGATCGATCTTGCCTTCGTCCGCAAGGATTCGGTGCTGCGCAGCAAGACCGCAACCTTCACGCCGGCTCAGCTGACGGACTATCTCAGGACGTCGCGCAGGCTTCCGCAGGCCGGCGCCTGA
- a CDS encoding NAD-dependent epimerase/dehydratase family protein: MKILITGSSGFIGQALAQRLKAEGWQALGLDKRPGPATDFVCDILDAGKLQQTVQACAPDALIHLAARIDIDETAGVEDYPANVEGVRNVVAAVSRTPSIKRTIWTSSQLVCRIDYVPNGDTDYNPDSSYGRSKVLTEQIVREQDGGGSVWSLARPTTVWGPGMSAHYQRFLRMIQRGYYFHIGSEPLLKSFSYVGNIAHQYLQLLKAPERQVQRRTFYLADYEPLDLVAWGDAFQRAFHARRIPRMPVFVARALAHSGDAAIALGLKQFPLTSRRLKNILTEYQFDLSATREVCGPLPSDFRQSVEQTVEWFNSLSQPKA; this comes from the coding sequence ATGAAAATTCTTATCACCGGCAGCTCCGGCTTTATCGGGCAGGCGCTCGCGCAACGATTGAAGGCCGAAGGTTGGCAGGCCCTGGGTCTCGACAAGCGGCCGGGTCCGGCGACGGATTTTGTCTGCGATATCCTCGATGCCGGCAAGCTGCAGCAGACCGTTCAGGCCTGCGCGCCCGATGCACTGATCCATCTGGCTGCTCGAATCGACATCGACGAAACTGCCGGCGTTGAGGACTATCCCGCCAACGTCGAAGGCGTTCGCAACGTCGTTGCGGCCGTCAGCCGCACGCCGTCGATCAAGCGGACGATCTGGACGTCGTCGCAGCTCGTCTGTCGGATCGACTACGTTCCCAACGGCGACACCGACTACAATCCCGATTCCTCCTATGGCCGCAGCAAGGTGCTGACCGAGCAGATCGTGCGCGAGCAGGACGGCGGCGGCAGCGTATGGAGCCTCGCCCGCCCCACCACGGTGTGGGGACCGGGCATGAGCGCGCACTACCAGCGCTTTCTGCGCATGATCCAGCGCGGCTACTATTTCCATATCGGCAGCGAGCCGCTGCTCAAATCATTCAGCTATGTCGGAAACATCGCCCATCAGTACCTGCAATTGCTGAAGGCCCCCGAGCGGCAGGTGCAACGGCGGACGTTCTACCTCGCCGACTACGAACCGCTCGATCTGGTCGCCTGGGGCGACGCGTTCCAGCGCGCGTTTCACGCCCGCCGCATTCCGCGGATGCCGGTTTTCGTCGCGCGCGCGCTGGCGCATTCCGGCGACGCGGCCATTGCGCTCGGGCTCAAGCAGTTTCCGCTGACCTCGCGCCGACTGAAGAACATCCTGACCGAGTATCAGTTCGACCTGTCCGCGACCAGGGAAGTCTGCGGGCCACTGCCGAGCGACTTCCGGCAGAGCGTCGAGCAAACCGTGGAATGGTTCAACAGCCTGTCACAACCGAAGGCCTAG